In Pithys albifrons albifrons isolate INPA30051 chromosome 8, PitAlb_v1, whole genome shotgun sequence, a single window of DNA contains:
- the C8H2orf88 gene encoding small membrane A-kinase anchor protein, whose product MGCIKSKAACQGPKAIQDEKIGEGSGEKSSLIAVKVDEKGPSSTIVLDYAHRLSREILEQAVKQWAVTESKYSDIPFIESDVP is encoded by the coding sequence ATGGGATGCATCAAATCCAAGGCTGCCTGTCAAGGTCCGAAGGCTATCCAGGATGAAAAGATTGGGGAAGGCAGCGGGGAGAAATCCTCTCTGATAGCAGTGAAGGTGGATGAGAAGGGTCCCTCGAGCACCATAGTGCTGGACTACGCGCACCGCCTGTCCCGTGAGATCCTGGAGCAGGCGGTGAAGCAGTGGGCAGTGACGGAGAGCAAGTACAGCGACATCCCCTTCATCGAGAGTGAcgtgccctga